One genomic window of Punica granatum isolate Tunisia-2019 chromosome 1, ASM765513v2, whole genome shotgun sequence includes the following:
- the LOC116188007 gene encoding protein TIFY 8 isoform X1 translates to MAVLLNNNGAAMAQQQQLKPNSTANAALSPHQQAKPAMFHDFLGIKMASAGAGGVGAPDLPLPPPAALAKSDDVRLLEASPAASASAGASIGGRGGPISTTSDLGSERQVSNHFEGVPFYGPRSDISGTDICNRMIRSKRSSSDSAFMGSPMDGMAQIEPESHENLHLMKILRNGAGGERQRRCSEDETFISAHPMRQASASFVLHPGASSRNDPGGSKWDRSIPLSLGPALQFPPRGVQFASPLAHHLPPNRYREVHASAPIISQSAADEGSRTGMKGPGILSSVNAAGGGSEKNLPMGPQSGGKPRPGTINTDPESSNPPTGRHGMASASRQMTIFYGGQAHVFDDVHPNKADIIMALAGSNGGSWSTTFSPKSNSRPTSEGNIVMGENETVGMASLARDLHGKFPAIANSSHGPESADRISNPIGGPLSGIVAKDLRIPSQPKYENRDV, encoded by the exons ATGGCCGTTCTGCTGAACAACAACGGAGCAGCAATGgcgcagcagcagcagctcaaACCCAACTCCACCGCTAATGCCGCCCTCAGCCCCCACCAGCAAGCGAAGCCCGCAATGTTCCACGACTTCCTCGGAATCAAAATGGCCAGCGCCGGCGCCGGCGGGGTAGGAGCACCCgaccttcctctccctccacCTGCTGCCCTCGCGAAGTCCGACGACGTCCGCCTCTTGGAGGCCTCGCCAGCCGCCTCCGCTTCCGCTGGAGCCTCCATCGGGGGTCGCGGCGGACCCATCTCAACCACCTCTGATCTGGGCTCCG AAAGGCAGGTCAGTAATCATTTCGAGGGCGTCCCTTTCTACGGTCCAAGGAGCGACATTTCCGGTACTGATATCTGCAATAGAATGATAAGGAGCAAGCGTAGTAGTTCGGACTCCGCATTTATGGGGTCTCCCATGGATGGGATGGCTCAGATAGAACCAGAATCGCATGAGAACTTGCATTTGATGAAG attcttcGGAATGGGGCAGGAGGAGAAAGACAGAGACGGTGTAGTGAAGATGAGACATTCATCAGCGCACATCCAATGCGGCAAGCCTCTGCGTCCTTTGTGCTGCACCCTGGTGCAAGTAGTAGGAACGATCCTGGTGGCTCAAAGTGGGACCGGTCTATTCCCTTGAGCTTGGGCCCTGCTCTTCAGTTTCCTCCCCGAGGGGTCCAATTTGCCTCGCCCTTAGCTCATCATTTACCGCCAAACAGGTACAGGGAAGTCCACGCTAGTGCTCCGATCATCTCCCAATCAGCTGCAGATGAAGGGTCTAGGACAGGGATGAAAGGGCCGGGTATTTTGAGCTCAGTCAATGCTGCAGGTGGTGGGTCTGAGAAGAACTTGCCCATGGGACCACAAAGTGGTGGCAAGCCAAGGCCGGGCACTATAAACACTGATCCTGAATCTTCTAACCCTCCAACAGG TCGGCATGGAATGGCATCAGCAAGCCGGCAGATGACCATATTTTATGGTGGTCAAGCCCATGTTTTCGATGATGTGCACCCAAACAAG GCAGACATTATAATGGCTTTAGCTGGTTCAAATGGAGGATCTTGGTCCACGACCTTCTCGCCGAAATCTAACTCAAGGCCAACAAGCGAGGGTAACATAGTCATGGGGGAGAACGAGACAGTTGGTATGGCGAGTTTGGCACGGGATCTCCACGGAAAGTTCCCGGCTATTGCAAATTCCAGTCACGGTCCTGAATCTGCTGACCGAATCTCTAATCCGATAG GTGGCCCACTGAGCGGAATCGTTGCTAAAGATCTGAGAATCCCGTCTCAACCAAAGTACGAGAATAGAGATGTATGA
- the LOC116188007 gene encoding protein TIFY 8 isoform X2, whose amino-acid sequence MAVLLNNNGAAMAQQQQLKPNSTANAALSPHQQAKPAMFHDFLGIKMASAGAGGVGAPDLPLPPPAALAKSDDVRLLEASPAASASAGASIGGRGGPISTTSDLGSERQVSNHFEGVPFYGPRSDISGTDICNRMIRSKRSSSDSAFMGSPMDGMAQIEPESHENLHLMKILRNGAGGERQRRCSEDETFISAHPMRQASASFVLHPGASSRNDPGGSKWDRSIPLSLGPALQFPPRGVQFASPLAHHLPPNSRHGMASASRQMTIFYGGQAHVFDDVHPNKADIIMALAGSNGGSWSTTFSPKSNSRPTSEGNIVMGENETVGMASLARDLHGKFPAIANSSHGPESADRISNPIGGPLSGIVAKDLRIPSQPKYENRDV is encoded by the exons ATGGCCGTTCTGCTGAACAACAACGGAGCAGCAATGgcgcagcagcagcagctcaaACCCAACTCCACCGCTAATGCCGCCCTCAGCCCCCACCAGCAAGCGAAGCCCGCAATGTTCCACGACTTCCTCGGAATCAAAATGGCCAGCGCCGGCGCCGGCGGGGTAGGAGCACCCgaccttcctctccctccacCTGCTGCCCTCGCGAAGTCCGACGACGTCCGCCTCTTGGAGGCCTCGCCAGCCGCCTCCGCTTCCGCTGGAGCCTCCATCGGGGGTCGCGGCGGACCCATCTCAACCACCTCTGATCTGGGCTCCG AAAGGCAGGTCAGTAATCATTTCGAGGGCGTCCCTTTCTACGGTCCAAGGAGCGACATTTCCGGTACTGATATCTGCAATAGAATGATAAGGAGCAAGCGTAGTAGTTCGGACTCCGCATTTATGGGGTCTCCCATGGATGGGATGGCTCAGATAGAACCAGAATCGCATGAGAACTTGCATTTGATGAAG attcttcGGAATGGGGCAGGAGGAGAAAGACAGAGACGGTGTAGTGAAGATGAGACATTCATCAGCGCACATCCAATGCGGCAAGCCTCTGCGTCCTTTGTGCTGCACCCTGGTGCAAGTAGTAGGAACGATCCTGGTGGCTCAAAGTGGGACCGGTCTATTCCCTTGAGCTTGGGCCCTGCTCTTCAGTTTCCTCCCCGAGGGGTCCAATTTGCCTCGCCCTTAGCTCATCATTTACCGCCAAACAG TCGGCATGGAATGGCATCAGCAAGCCGGCAGATGACCATATTTTATGGTGGTCAAGCCCATGTTTTCGATGATGTGCACCCAAACAAG GCAGACATTATAATGGCTTTAGCTGGTTCAAATGGAGGATCTTGGTCCACGACCTTCTCGCCGAAATCTAACTCAAGGCCAACAAGCGAGGGTAACATAGTCATGGGGGAGAACGAGACAGTTGGTATGGCGAGTTTGGCACGGGATCTCCACGGAAAGTTCCCGGCTATTGCAAATTCCAGTCACGGTCCTGAATCTGCTGACCGAATCTCTAATCCGATAG GTGGCCCACTGAGCGGAATCGTTGCTAAAGATCTGAGAATCCCGTCTCAACCAAAGTACGAGAATAGAGATGTATGA
- the LOC116204702 gene encoding secreted RxLR effector protein 161-like, with protein MAQVPYASAIGSLMYAMLCTRLDIAYAVSMTSRYQSNPGLDHWTAVKNILKYLRRTKDMVLVYGGGELRLDGFTDFDFQSDVDDRKSISGYIFTCNGGAVSWKSSKQETTEDSTTEAEYIAASDAAKEAVWIRKFVTELGIVHSISSPVELYCDNTGAIAQAKEPRSHQKSKHIERRYHIIREIIGRGDVAVQKVASADNAADPLTKAMTQQQLDKHLEKMGLRYCTEWL; from the coding sequence atggcACAGGTGCCTTATGCTTCGGCTATAGGTAGCCTGATGTATGCTATGCTGTGTACAAGGCTGGATATTGCGTATGCTGTTAGTATGACTAGCAGGTATCAATCCAACCCAGGACTTGATCATTGGACTGCTGtcaagaacatccttaagtacttgagAAGAACTAAGGATATGGTTCTGGTATATGGAGGAGGTGAGTTGAGACTAGACGGGTTTacagattttgattttcaatCAGATGTGGATGATAGAAAGTCTATCTCCGGTTATATATTCACCTGTAATGGAGGTGCAGTTAGCTGGAAGAGTTCTAAGCAAGAGACGACTGAAGATTCCACTACAGAGGCTGAGTATATTGCTGCATCTGATGCAGCGAAGGAGGCAGTTTGGATTCGGAAGTTTGTGACTGAACTCGGTATTGTTCACTCCATATCGTCACCAGTAGAGCTGTACTGTGATAATACTGGAGCGATTGCTCAGGCAAAGGAACCGAGGTCACATCAGAAGTCCAAACACATTGAGAGgagatatcatattatcaGGGAGATTATCGGGAGAGGCGATGTAGCTGTACAGAAAGTAGCTTCAGCAGATAATGCTGCTGATCCACTCACGAAGGCCATGACGCAGCAGCAGCTAGACAAACATCTTGAGAAGATGGGTCTTAGATACTGTACTGagtggctctag